The proteins below are encoded in one region of Pseudomonas putida NBRC 14164:
- a CDS encoding NAD(P)H-quinone oxidoreductase, with amino-acid sequence MKALQGVDGHVEWVEAERPACDAGQVRIRVAAAGLNRADLLQMKGLYPPPPGASPYMGLECAGVVEEVGAGADWRVGDRVCALLASGAMAEEVVVDARHVLPVPEGLSLHEAAALPEVYATAWLNIFQLGGVKAGEKVLVHAGASGVGSAAIQLCKAFGSPVWVSVGSPDRLAYCEALGAAGGVVRNENLDALEGFGPFDVILDPVGASYGELNLKLLARDGRWVIIGLMGGRKFELDLAQVLGKRLEITGSTLRNRDDGFKAELLRELQQHVWPLFAEGRLSPQLVDTYPVEFAQAAYAELETNQVSGKLVMVIDPSLS; translated from the coding sequence GTGAAGGCATTGCAAGGCGTTGACGGACATGTGGAGTGGGTCGAGGCCGAACGCCCGGCCTGTGACGCGGGCCAAGTGCGCATTCGCGTGGCTGCTGCGGGCCTGAACCGCGCCGATCTGCTGCAGATGAAAGGTTTGTACCCGCCACCGCCAGGCGCCAGCCCGTACATGGGCCTGGAATGCGCCGGTGTGGTCGAGGAAGTGGGCGCCGGCGCCGACTGGCGCGTGGGCGACCGTGTGTGCGCACTGCTGGCCAGCGGTGCCATGGCCGAGGAAGTGGTGGTCGATGCCCGTCATGTACTGCCGGTGCCCGAAGGGCTCAGCCTGCATGAAGCGGCAGCGTTGCCGGAGGTGTATGCCACCGCCTGGCTGAACATCTTCCAGCTGGGGGGTGTGAAGGCCGGTGAGAAGGTGCTGGTGCATGCTGGCGCCAGTGGCGTTGGTTCGGCTGCCATCCAGCTGTGCAAGGCATTCGGCAGCCCGGTGTGGGTCAGCGTCGGCTCGCCGGATCGCCTGGCCTATTGCGAAGCGCTGGGCGCTGCGGGGGGTGTGGTACGAAACGAGAACCTGGATGCACTGGAAGGTTTCGGGCCGTTCGACGTCATTCTCGACCCGGTGGGCGCCAGCTACGGTGAGCTCAACCTCAAGCTGCTGGCCCGTGACGGCCGTTGGGTGATCATCGGCCTGATGGGTGGGCGCAAGTTTGAGCTGGACCTGGCCCAGGTGCTGGGCAAGCGCCTGGAGATTACCGGCTCTACGCTGCGCAACCGTGACGACGGCTTCAAGGCCGAGCTGCTGCGCGAGCTGCAACAGCACGTGTGGCCGCTGTTCGCCGAAGGGCGTTTGTCGCCGCAGCTGGTCGATACTTATCCTGTGGAGTTCGCCCAGGCGGCGTATGCCGAGCTTGAGACCAACCAGGTCTCGGGCAAGCTGG
- a CDS encoding helix-turn-helix domain-containing protein produces the protein MGIQVISRDGQPEYAVVPWEQYQALLKAAGQAPAEAVVSEEPGSAAVAPLPAFSEVAQIRQAKGIAPEQLARNVGVSPAYLAMIESGERQPDAAIRRALAWHLGVAGWSEPS, from the coding sequence ATGGGTATTCAGGTCATTAGCCGGGACGGTCAACCCGAGTACGCCGTCGTTCCCTGGGAGCAGTACCAGGCACTGCTCAAGGCGGCGGGGCAGGCGCCTGCCGAGGCGGTCGTCAGCGAAGAGCCTGGCTCAGCTGCCGTGGCGCCATTGCCGGCGTTCAGCGAAGTGGCGCAGATTCGCCAGGCCAAAGGGATTGCCCCTGAGCAACTGGCGCGCAATGTCGGGGTGAGCCCGGCGTATCTGGCCATGATCGAGTCGGGCGAACGCCAGCCGGATGCTGCCATCCGCCGCGCCTTGGCCTGGCATCTGGGGGTGGCTGGCTGGAGCGAGCCATCATGA
- a CDS encoding EAL domain-containing protein, translating into MTVAEQLSALSAILAQRSIHSLFQPIMCLSEQRVFAHEALSRGPSNSPLHAPLNLFSIARQAGRLTELEAACRESACRRFSEQQLQGKLFLNISPESLLEPHYPSGLTLKLLEQVGLPPSRVVIELTEHTPTDDFQLLSNALHHYRDMGFSIALDDLGAGYSSLRLWSELRPEYVKIDRHFIDGIHRDPLKREFVGSILQIARASKAQVIAEGIELAEELAVLTEMGVDLVQGYLLGRPQELGVRESWPLPTPMSAPLAGQPTVRLNATLGQLLELFERHQHLEALELVDADGNGCGLIHRHGLPALALSQASQLPQVHHRP; encoded by the coding sequence ATGACCGTCGCCGAACAGCTCAGTGCCTTGAGTGCCATCCTGGCTCAACGCAGCATTCACAGTCTGTTCCAGCCGATCATGTGCCTGAGCGAACAACGGGTTTTCGCCCATGAAGCGCTGAGCCGCGGGCCGTCCAACAGCCCGCTGCATGCACCGCTGAACCTGTTCAGTATCGCCCGCCAGGCCGGCCGCCTGACCGAGCTGGAAGCCGCCTGCCGGGAAAGCGCCTGCCGGCGCTTCAGCGAGCAACAGCTGCAGGGCAAGCTGTTTCTCAACATCTCGCCCGAATCGTTGCTGGAGCCACACTACCCGTCCGGCCTTACCCTGAAGCTGCTGGAGCAGGTCGGCCTGCCGCCCAGCCGGGTGGTGATCGAGCTGACCGAGCACACCCCGACCGACGATTTCCAGCTGCTGTCCAATGCCCTGCACCACTACCGCGACATGGGCTTTTCGATTGCCCTCGACGATCTGGGCGCGGGTTACTCGAGCTTGCGCCTGTGGTCGGAGCTGCGCCCCGAATACGTGAAGATCGACCGCCACTTCATCGACGGCATCCACCGCGACCCGCTCAAGCGCGAGTTCGTTGGCTCGATCTTGCAGATTGCCAGGGCATCGAAGGCACAGGTGATTGCCGAAGGCATCGAGCTGGCGGAGGAGCTGGCGGTGCTGACGGAGATGGGTGTGGACCTGGTGCAGGGCTACCTGCTGGGGCGGCCGCAGGAGTTGGGGGTGCGGGAAAGCTGGCCTTTACCGACGCCGATGAGCGCGCCTCTGGCTGGACAGCCGACGGTGCGGCTCAATGCGACGCTTGGGCAGTTGCTGGAGCTGTTCGAGCGGCATCAGCACCTGGAGGCATTGGAGCTGGTGGATGCTGATGGCAACGGTTGTGGATTGATCCACCGGCATGGTTTGCCTGCCCTGGCCCTATCGCAGGCAAGCCAGCTCCCACAGGTTCACCACAGGCCTTGA
- a CDS encoding carboxy terminal-processing peptidase — protein MKHFLPSTALAVMIGLGSLALGGNAAAANKWDGLQPDRDEIVASLNVVELLKRHHYSKPPLDDARSVIIYDSYIKLLDPARSYFTAADIAEFDKWKTQFDDFLKSGNLDPGFTIYKRYLDRVKQRLDFALAELNKGVDKIDFTAKETLLIDRKDAPWMKDQAELDDLWRKRVKDEVLRQKIAGKEPKQIQETLTKRYKNQLARLDQTRAEDIFQAYINTFAQSYDPHTNYLSPDNAENFDINMSLSLEGIGAVLQSDNDQVKIVRLVPAGPAAKTKQVAPADKIIGVAQGNKEMVDVVGWRLDEVVKLIRGPKGSVVRLEVIPASNAPSDQTSKVVSITREAVKLEEQAAKKSVLKLKQDGRDYKLGIIEIPAFYLDFKAYRAGDPEYKSTTRDVKKLLTELQKEKVDGVVIDLRNNGGGSLQEATELTSLFIEKGPTVLVRNSDGRVDVLEDENPGAFYKGPLALLVNRLSASASEIFAGAMQDYHRALIIGGQTFGKGTVQTIQPLNHGELKLTLAKFYRVSGQSTQHQGVLPDIDYPSIIDTKEIGESALPEAMPWDTIRPVVKPAADPFKPYLAMLKAQHEARSDKDAEFTYIRDRLALTQKLMTEKTVSLNEQDRRARHDEIEAKQLALENIRRKAKGEEPLKELKKEDEDALPVEDENTKPEDDAYLSETGRILIDYLSASTKVAKK, from the coding sequence ATGAAGCATTTCCTCCCAAGCACCGCCCTCGCTGTAATGATCGGCCTGGGCAGCCTCGCGCTCGGCGGCAATGCAGCGGCCGCCAACAAGTGGGACGGCCTGCAGCCGGACCGCGACGAGATCGTCGCCAGCCTCAACGTGGTGGAATTGCTCAAGCGCCACCACTACAGCAAGCCGCCCCTGGACGATGCCCGTTCGGTCATCATCTACGACAGCTACATCAAGCTGCTGGACCCTGCGCGCAGCTACTTCACCGCTGCCGACATTGCCGAATTCGACAAGTGGAAAACGCAATTCGACGATTTCCTCAAGAGCGGTAACCTGGACCCGGGCTTCACCATCTACAAACGCTATCTGGACCGCGTCAAGCAGCGCCTGGACTTCGCCCTGGCCGAGCTGAACAAAGGCGTGGACAAGATCGACTTCACCGCCAAGGAAACCTTGCTGATCGACCGCAAGGACGCCCCGTGGATGAAGGACCAGGCCGAGCTCGACGACCTGTGGCGCAAACGCGTCAAGGACGAGGTGCTGCGCCAGAAGATCGCCGGCAAGGAACCCAAGCAGATCCAGGAAACCCTGACCAAGCGCTACAAGAACCAGCTGGCGCGCCTGGACCAGACCCGTGCCGAGGATATCTTCCAGGCCTACATCAATACCTTCGCCCAGTCCTACGACCCGCACACCAACTACCTGTCACCGGACAACGCCGAGAACTTCGACATCAACATGAGCCTGTCGCTCGAAGGCATCGGCGCTGTGCTGCAAAGCGACAACGACCAGGTCAAGATCGTGCGCCTGGTGCCGGCAGGCCCGGCAGCCAAGACCAAGCAGGTAGCCCCGGCCGACAAGATCATCGGCGTGGCCCAGGGCAACAAGGAAATGGTCGACGTGGTCGGCTGGCGCCTGGACGAAGTGGTCAAGCTGATCCGTGGCCCGAAAGGCTCGGTGGTACGCCTGGAAGTCATCCCGGCCAGCAATGCGCCGAGCGACCAGACCAGCAAGGTCGTGTCGATCACCCGTGAAGCGGTGAAACTTGAAGAGCAGGCGGCGAAAAAGTCGGTGCTCAAGCTCAAGCAGGACGGGCGTGACTACAAGCTGGGCATCATCGAGATCCCGGCCTTCTACCTCGACTTCAAGGCCTACCGCGCCGGTGACCCGGAGTACAAGAGCACCACGCGTGACGTGAAGAAACTGCTCACCGAACTGCAGAAGGAGAAAGTCGACGGCGTGGTCATCGACCTGCGCAACAACGGCGGCGGCTCGCTGCAGGAAGCCACCGAACTGACCAGCCTGTTCATCGAGAAAGGCCCGACCGTACTGGTGCGCAACAGCGACGGCCGCGTCGACGTGCTGGAAGACGAAAACCCGGGGGCCTTCTACAAGGGCCCACTGGCGCTGCTGGTCAACCGCCTGTCGGCCTCGGCGTCGGAGATCTTCGCCGGCGCCATGCAGGACTACCACCGCGCGCTGATCATCGGTGGCCAGACCTTCGGCAAAGGCACCGTGCAGACCATCCAGCCGCTCAACCATGGCGAGCTGAAGCTGACCCTGGCCAAGTTCTACAGGGTTTCCGGGCAGAGCACCCAACATCAGGGCGTGCTGCCGGACATCGACTACCCGTCGATCATCGACACCAAGGAAATTGGCGAGAGCGCCCTGCCCGAGGCCATGCCATGGGACACCATTCGCCCGGTCGTCAAGCCGGCGGCCGACCCGTTCAAGCCTTACCTGGCCATGCTCAAGGCGCAACATGAAGCGCGCAGCGACAAGGATGCCGAGTTCACCTACATTCGCGACCGCCTGGCCCTGACGCAGAAGCTGATGACCGAAAAAACCGTCAGCCTCAACGAGCAGGATCGCCGTGCACGCCACGACGAAATCGAAGCCAAGCAGCTGGCGCTGGAAAACATCCGCCGCAAGGCCAAGGGTGAAGAGCCGCTCAAAGAGCTGAAGAAAGAGGACGAAGACGCGTTGCCGGTCGAAGATGAAAACACCAAGCCGGAGGACGACGCCTACCTGTCAGAAACCGGTCGTATCCTGATCGACTACCTCAGCGCCAGCACCAAGGTGGCCAAGAAGTAA